From the Pedobacter cryoconitis genome, one window contains:
- a CDS encoding FecR family protein — protein sequence MQNQDINSLLAKHFNGGLLPEQNIAVEEWIKSNPLEYSRLKSLIEKAEQAVYNPDCNLDDAWQNIDAQIRGKQTQTIKLVKTTGQRIWWMSIAASLFLVTSFALIYYSSYYNPLITVSSGNFANKQVTLADGSLVTLNANSTLKYFKLLSGDKRQVRLEGEAFFEVTKNPARPFIIEAGKGQVKVLGTSFNVNTAQAQVEVTVRTGKVQLSSTEKRGLAITLLPGNRGTLHNDQLEKDTVASENEYAWKTGILVFRKERMSSLVKVLENTYHRKIILDNNAASCAVTATFKNQTLESVLEELKLILKFNYEVKKDYILIHNLACENDNRE from the coding sequence ATGCAAAATCAAGATATTAATTCTCTTCTGGCCAAACACTTCAACGGCGGGCTTCTTCCAGAGCAAAACATAGCTGTGGAAGAATGGATCAAATCCAATCCGCTGGAATATAGCCGCTTAAAATCATTGATAGAAAAAGCTGAGCAGGCTGTTTACAACCCTGATTGCAACTTAGATGATGCCTGGCAAAATATAGACGCTCAGATCAGAGGAAAACAAACTCAAACCATAAAATTAGTCAAAACAACCGGACAACGTATCTGGTGGATGTCTATTGCTGCATCCCTGTTCCTGGTCACCAGTTTTGCATTGATTTATTATAGCTCTTACTATAACCCTTTAATCACGGTAAGCTCAGGAAATTTCGCCAATAAGCAGGTTACACTGGCAGATGGCTCCCTGGTTACTTTGAATGCAAACAGTACTTTAAAATATTTTAAACTGCTCTCCGGAGATAAAAGGCAGGTAAGACTTGAAGGAGAAGCTTTCTTTGAGGTCACCAAAAACCCGGCAAGACCATTTATTATTGAAGCCGGAAAAGGACAGGTAAAAGTTCTGGGTACTTCATTTAATGTCAATACTGCTCAGGCACAGGTAGAAGTTACCGTGAGGACCGGAAAAGTACAACTGAGCAGTACTGAAAAACGCGGCCTTGCCATTACGTTATTACCAGGTAACAGAGGAACACTACATAATGATCAGCTTGAAAAAGACACCGTTGCGTCTGAAAATGAATATGCATGGAAAACAGGCATTTTAGTTTTCAGAAAAGAGCGGATGTCCAGTCTGGTCAAAGTACTTGAAAACACCTATCACAGAAAAATTATATTGGATAATAATGCTGCATCGTGCGCGGTAACAGCAACTTTTAAGAACCAGACTTTAGAAAGTGTATTAGAAGAATTAAAACTCATTCTTAAGTTTAATTACGAGGTTAAAAAAGATTATATATTAATCCATAATTTAGCCTGTGAGAATGATAACAGGGAATAA
- a CDS encoding RNA polymerase sigma-70 factor gives MHIQEPLYSDFQKLFRLHYKTLCMHAYKYLADSDESQDAVQEVFVKFWEIKQDMVNDKNALYYLITAVRNNCISRLRKKVHTLSMEDETVYNKITDTPLETAEEDKENTDIQTLVDQALALLPPKCGAIFRMSRIDKLTYQQIATELGISIKTVENQMGKAISIMREFARTHYIPLSVLFSLIYFLEHRGILNFYV, from the coding sequence ATGCACATACAAGAACCTTTATATTCAGATTTTCAGAAGTTATTCCGCCTGCATTACAAAACATTGTGTATGCATGCTTATAAATATCTTGCCGACTCCGACGAAAGTCAGGATGCCGTACAAGAAGTATTTGTGAAATTCTGGGAAATAAAGCAGGACATGGTGAATGATAAAAATGCGCTATACTACCTGATCACTGCGGTACGCAATAATTGTATTTCAAGGCTGAGGAAAAAAGTTCATACCCTATCAATGGAGGATGAAACAGTTTACAATAAAATAACAGACACCCCATTAGAAACAGCAGAAGAAGATAAAGAAAATACAGATATACAGACACTTGTTGACCAGGCGCTGGCATTGCTTCCACCAAAATGCGGTGCTATTTTCAGGATGAGCCGGATTGATAAGCTTACTTACCAGCAAATCGCCACCGAATTGGGGATCTCCATTAAAACAGTTGAAAACCAAATGGGTAAAGCGATCAGTATTATGCGGGAATTTGCCCGTACGCACTATATTCCCCTATCTGTTTTGTTTTCATTAATTTATTTTCTGGAACATAGGGGTATTCTAAATTTTTACGTTTAA
- a CDS encoding Dps family protein, whose amino-acid sequence MEPIIGIIENNPAKVAQMLNVVLADEFLLYTKTKNAHQNLDDNDLYLKLMLFKEQYEQLENTMDSIAARIHSTGYNIPVTPEIFLELEHLAEQSLIHTNGVELIHELLEDHESLIIRLQKKAVYFGNELQEPGVGRYIIELMEIHQRMMLELKIYL is encoded by the coding sequence ATGGAACCAATTATCGGAATTATAGAAAATAACCCGGCAAAAGTAGCGCAGATGCTGAATGTAGTTTTGGCAGATGAATTTTTGCTTTATACCAAAACAAAGAATGCCCACCAAAATCTGGATGACAATGATCTTTATTTGAAATTGATGCTTTTTAAGGAACAATATGAGCAGCTGGAAAATACTATGGACAGTATTGCAGCACGTATTCATTCCACGGGATACAATATCCCGGTTACACCCGAGATATTTTTAGAACTCGAGCATCTGGCTGAGCAATCCCTGATCCATACAAATGGGGTGGAGCTTATCCATGAACTATTGGAAGATCATGAAAGCCTGATCATCCGCCTGCAAAAGAAAGCTGTTTATTTTGGAAATGAACTTCAGGAACCGGGAGTTGGCCGCTATATTATTGAACTAATGGAAATACATCAAAGAATGATGCTGGAACTGAAGATTTATTTGTAA
- a CDS encoding hybrid sensor histidine kinase/response regulator — translation MKPTYTKFLSRKIILAFLAGVIVLAIAALFVRYSITHKLENLSKFAYDIERDQSKPQRALLLLHQAEDDFQESLLSTDSTKSNAYKVKLSQAFDEIDSLLKENTDTAGLSAVQRNKVRYWYHKKLKLSENLYTLKHNFDSLLTAYTDFNLNNQNLPGIHTIVHANKKITKNQTDTIRKDVEVKKKGLFSRLKDAISNTNETKTGVIEINHNRTSGSIDSVTMKIAGNDKRAYAKGIQQLQQRNEKLLTAQKELITLNIRINNEMERIINGVKEINYSIVAEFKEMAFKSYQETTALLNKFYLAALFLVLVFAILLIIFIIKLDKSEVDLRKENDRAVSIAQQKMDLLLHMSHEIRNPLTAIKGFLYIFSRTTLSPRQREMLGSITLSSDMLLLTLNDTLDAAKMETNEFKINSEPFNADFALKEVIESMEFSATKKKLEIHYNFEGDKQLVLSGDSFRLKQIMVNLLSNAIKYTNTGSITVHAKLNTTAQQNKLEVSIKDTGMGISPEQQTNLFSKYYQTNSAKGKAGTGLGLYICKQMIELQKGEISVESKAGEGSTFKFYIPYQQGTAVERGIVKPATDEPLVLLNGISILAVDDNELNLLFLKMMTSKWNVKFYQALNGAEALDILHKNIVSVVLTDIHMPEMDGYELLAAIRSAKDSISKIPVIVIGGNETELENIEISASGFSGLIRKPFVESELVRKIAAVLQLPPA, via the coding sequence TTGAAACCTACATACACTAAATTTCTATCGAGAAAAATTATTCTTGCCTTCTTAGCCGGCGTTATCGTTCTGGCTATAGCTGCCTTATTTGTGCGTTATTCTATCACCCATAAATTAGAAAACCTTTCCAAATTCGCTTACGATATAGAACGCGATCAATCCAAACCACAACGGGCTTTATTATTACTTCATCAGGCGGAGGACGATTTTCAGGAATCACTTTTAAGCACAGACAGTACTAAAAGCAATGCCTACAAAGTAAAATTGTCACAGGCTTTTGATGAGATCGATTCTTTGCTTAAAGAAAACACCGATACGGCGGGTTTATCTGCTGTACAGCGTAATAAAGTTAGATATTGGTATCACAAGAAGTTAAAGCTATCCGAAAACTTATATACACTTAAGCATAATTTTGATTCCCTGCTCACTGCTTATACTGATTTTAACCTGAATAACCAGAATTTACCGGGTATCCACACCATAGTACATGCGAATAAAAAGATTACTAAAAATCAAACTGATACGATCCGTAAAGATGTAGAAGTTAAAAAGAAAGGACTCTTTAGCAGGTTGAAAGATGCTATTTCTAATACGAATGAGACTAAAACAGGGGTAATTGAGATTAATCATAACCGCACCAGTGGCTCTATTGATTCTGTGACGATGAAAATTGCAGGAAATGATAAAAGGGCCTATGCAAAAGGTATTCAGCAATTACAGCAGCGCAATGAAAAGTTATTAACTGCGCAAAAGGAACTGATTACCCTGAATATCCGGATCAACAATGAGATGGAACGGATTATTAATGGTGTAAAGGAGATTAATTATAGTATCGTAGCTGAATTTAAAGAGATGGCTTTCAAAAGCTATCAGGAAACTACTGCTTTATTGAACAAATTTTACCTTGCCGCACTATTTCTTGTATTGGTATTTGCCATATTGCTGATCATATTTATCATTAAGCTTGATAAATCAGAAGTTGATCTGCGGAAAGAAAACGATCGCGCTGTAAGTATTGCACAGCAAAAGATGGACTTGTTGCTGCATATGAGCCATGAAATCCGGAATCCATTAACAGCGATCAAGGGTTTCCTTTATATATTCAGCCGTACCACTCTTTCTCCGCGTCAGAGAGAAATGCTGGGCTCTATTACCTTATCTTCTGATATGCTGCTGCTTACCCTGAATGATACCTTAGATGCAGCTAAAATGGAAACCAATGAGTTCAAGATTAATTCTGAGCCTTTTAATGCCGATTTTGCGCTGAAAGAAGTGATAGAGAGTATGGAGTTCAGTGCCACTAAAAAGAAACTGGAGATCCACTATAATTTTGAGGGAGATAAACAATTAGTCTTGTCAGGTGATAGTTTCAGATTGAAACAAATCATGGTCAATTTGCTGAGCAATGCGATTAAGTATACCAATACAGGCAGTATTACTGTACATGCAAAACTAAACACAACGGCGCAGCAAAACAAACTGGAAGTTAGCATTAAAGATACTGGAATGGGGATCAGCCCGGAACAGCAAACCAACTTGTTCTCTAAATACTATCAAACTAATTCCGCCAAAGGCAAAGCAGGAACGGGGCTTGGCTTATATATATGCAAGCAGATGATTGAATTGCAAAAGGGGGAAATCAGCGTGGAAAGCAAAGCCGGGGAGGGCAGTACTTTCAAATTTTATATTCCCTATCAGCAAGGGACGGCTGTAGAGCGCGGAATAGTTAAACCTGCAACTGATGAGCCACTGGTGTTGCTGAATGGTATCAGTATTCTGGCAGTAGATGACAATGAACTGAATTTACTGTTCCTGAAAATGATGACCAGTAAGTGGAACGTTAAGTTTTACCAGGCATTAAACGGGGCTGAAGCTTTGGATATTTTACATAAAAATATCGTAAGTGTGGTGCTGACTGATATTCATATGCCCGAAATGGATGGATATGAATTGCTTGCTGCCATTCGCTCTGCTAAGGATTCCATTTCTAAGATACCCGTGATTGTTATCGGAGGAAATGAAACTGAGCTGGAAAATATAGAGATTTCAGCGAGTGGGTTTTCCGGTCTGATCAGAAAACCTTTTGTTGAGTCAGAACTGGTTAGAAAAATCGCAGCTGTGCTACAGCTTCCACCAGCATAG
- a CDS encoding M16 family metallopeptidase: MKQKLLITMAISGLFLSASAQKVKFTEYDMDNGLHVILHQDKTAPVVAVSVMYHVGSKDEDPQRTGFAHFFEHLLFEGSDNMKRGEFMKTVSSNGGQNNANTSQDRTFYYEVFPSNQLELGLWLESERMLHPKIDEIGVKTQNEVVKEEKRLRIDNSPYGKFTEKIFDRLFQGHPYRWQPIGSMEHLDAAKLSEFIAFFKKYYVPNNAVLTIAGDIDVAQTKALVQKYFEEVPKGAPVVKTVYEVKPVEKEIIDTAYDANIQIPAIFAAYRVPGMKSHDSKVLGMISTLLSGGGSSRLSTKMVDEKKTALQVAAFNYTLEDYGAYITLALPNNNTPLNDLLKDIDAEVVRLQTDLISESELTKLQNQFENGYVSKNSKMIGLSENLANGYTFHNKDTNDVNEELDKVRAITREEIREVARKYLNKNQRIVLYYLPKK, encoded by the coding sequence ATGAAACAAAAATTACTAATCACAATGGCCATTTCGGGCTTGTTCCTGAGTGCTTCGGCGCAAAAGGTAAAGTTTACCGAGTATGATATGGATAATGGCTTACACGTCATCTTACACCAGGATAAAACAGCACCAGTGGTGGCTGTCTCTGTCATGTATCATGTAGGTTCAAAAGATGAAGATCCGCAAAGAACTGGTTTTGCACATTTCTTTGAACATTTGTTATTTGAAGGTAGTGACAATATGAAACGTGGAGAGTTCATGAAAACTGTGAGTAGCAATGGCGGGCAAAACAACGCGAATACCTCACAGGACAGAACTTTTTATTATGAGGTATTTCCATCTAATCAGTTAGAACTTGGGCTATGGCTGGAAAGCGAGCGCATGCTGCACCCTAAAATAGACGAAATCGGGGTTAAAACACAAAATGAAGTTGTTAAAGAAGAGAAAAGATTACGTATCGATAATTCTCCTTATGGGAAGTTCACGGAAAAGATATTTGACCGTTTGTTCCAGGGGCATCCTTATCGCTGGCAGCCAATTGGCTCGATGGAGCATCTGGATGCTGCGAAATTAAGTGAGTTTATTGCTTTCTTTAAAAAGTATTACGTTCCAAATAATGCCGTATTAACTATTGCCGGTGATATTGATGTTGCCCAGACGAAAGCACTGGTACAGAAATATTTTGAAGAGGTTCCAAAAGGTGCCCCGGTTGTGAAAACAGTTTATGAAGTTAAACCTGTTGAGAAAGAAATCATTGATACTGCTTATGATGCAAATATTCAGATCCCTGCGATATTTGCGGCTTACCGTGTACCAGGTATGAAAAGTCATGACAGCAAAGTTTTAGGCATGATCAGTACCCTGCTTTCCGGTGGTGGCAGTTCAAGACTAAGTACTAAAATGGTGGATGAAAAGAAAACGGCACTTCAGGTTGCTGCTTTCAATTATACCTTAGAAGATTACGGCGCTTATATTACATTGGCGCTTCCGAATAACAATACCCCACTGAATGATCTTTTGAAAGATATTGATGCTGAAGTTGTCCGCTTACAGACTGATCTGATCAGCGAATCTGAACTGACTAAATTACAAAACCAGTTCGAGAATGGCTATGTGAGTAAAAACAGTAAGATGATCGGCCTTTCTGAGAATCTTGCCAATGGTTATACTTTTCACAATAAAGATACAAATGATGTGAATGAGGAATTAGATAAAGTGAGAGCGATCACGCGTGAAGAAATCAGGGAAGTTGCCCGTAAATATTTAAATAAGAACCAACGTATTGTTCTTTACTACTTACCTAAAAAATAG
- a CDS encoding M16 family metallopeptidase: protein MKKIFILAFATLFVQSVVAQKLDRSQKPKPGPAPVLTFADPVIYKLPNGITVLVVENHKLPKVSATFSIDAGPVTEGAKAGSISLLSGLMNEGTTTKTKAQFDEAVDQLGADVSVSATGGHTSALTRYFDSAFLLMADALRHPAFPEASFEKLRSQALTGLKSSERSAKAISGRVVDALAYGVNHPLGEFETEQSIKALSLNDVKTAYSKYVTPSRGYLTFVGDIKPEAAKAIAIKALGDWKGASLTLPVLVKVDNPSKTEVDVVDVPSAVQSEITVTNLIDLPISSPDYHAVLLANEILGGGADAKLFRNLREKHGFTYGAYASTGSGRFQSEFRANAAVRNEKVDSAVVEFLKEIQVMRTEKVSADDLQNAKNLYNGSFALGLENPARTAGFASNILINNLPKDFYRTYLQKINAVTADDILRVSKKYFGYDDARIIIVGNQEKFVPGLKKMGFVVKAYDKYAAPVTAVPEAAKKAAE, encoded by the coding sequence ATGAAGAAGATATTCATACTTGCCTTTGCCACACTGTTTGTACAGTCTGTAGTAGCGCAAAAATTAGATAGAAGTCAGAAACCAAAACCAGGGCCGGCACCTGTACTTACTTTTGCTGATCCGGTTATCTATAAACTTCCTAACGGGATTACGGTTCTGGTTGTTGAAAATCATAAGTTACCCAAAGTCTCTGCTACGTTCAGCATAGATGCCGGCCCGGTTACTGAAGGGGCGAAAGCGGGTTCAATCTCTTTATTGAGCGGATTAATGAACGAGGGAACAACAACTAAAACTAAAGCTCAGTTTGATGAAGCTGTAGATCAGCTGGGCGCAGATGTGAGTGTTTCTGCAACTGGTGGCCATACTAGTGCGCTGACCCGTTATTTCGATAGCGCATTTCTTTTAATGGCCGATGCTTTGCGTCACCCTGCTTTCCCGGAAGCTTCTTTTGAAAAATTAAGATCTCAGGCACTCACGGGTTTAAAATCCAGTGAACGCAGTGCTAAAGCTATTTCGGGACGTGTGGTGGATGCGCTTGCTTATGGTGTGAACCATCCCCTTGGAGAGTTTGAAACTGAACAAAGTATCAAAGCGCTTAGTTTAAATGATGTCAAAACAGCTTATAGTAAATATGTAACTCCTTCCAGAGGCTATCTTACTTTTGTTGGGGATATTAAACCTGAAGCAGCAAAAGCTATTGCGATTAAAGCATTAGGGGATTGGAAAGGTGCTTCTTTGACACTTCCTGTATTAGTAAAAGTAGATAATCCTTCAAAAACTGAAGTTGATGTGGTGGATGTACCAAGTGCGGTGCAATCAGAAATTACGGTAACGAACCTGATTGATCTTCCGATCAGCAGCCCTGATTATCATGCAGTTTTACTGGCGAATGAAATTCTTGGTGGTGGTGCTGATGCTAAATTATTCAGAAATCTGAGAGAGAAACATGGTTTTACTTATGGTGCATATGCTTCCACTGGTTCTGGTCGTTTTCAATCAGAATTCCGTGCAAATGCAGCGGTAAGAAATGAAAAAGTAGACAGCGCGGTGGTTGAATTTCTGAAAGAGATACAGGTAATGCGTACTGAGAAAGTAAGTGCTGATGATCTTCAGAATGCGAAAAATCTTTACAATGGATCTTTTGCTTTAGGATTGGAAAATCCGGCACGTACTGCTGGTTTTGCCAGCAATATCCTGATCAATAACCTTCCGAAAGATTTTTACCGTACTTATCTTCAGAAGATTAATGCAGTGACTGCTGATGATATTCTGCGGGTGAGTAAAAAGTATTTTGGTTATGATGATGCAAGGATCATCATTGTAGGTAACCAGGAGAAATTTGTTCCGGGCTTAAAGAAAATGGGATTTGTTGTTAAAGCCTATGATAAATATGCTGCTCCGGTAACTGCGGTTCCTGAGGCGGCAAAAAAGGCGGCTGAATAA
- a CDS encoding AraC family transcriptional regulator encodes MKKLKQKRTTIPVHKLQERTSLGIQIRNFVNFNRHDMRKLGAHRDDHYILIIQEYGYSHVNIDFKTIAIKGCAAFFILPGQVHYVPESEETAGWFMAIDSSLVDKSYQQVFEELALHQQTLLVSTEKVAQLVRCAALLCDMFDNDGQALMPGTVIHSLASAYVGIFAALYKSSNPEKDKQQLRPEIITSEFRKLVSSQFKTLKNPSQYADALSLSLSYLNEVVKAVTGFPVSYWIHHEIVLEAKRMLYYSDLTVKQIAFSLGYDDHAYFSRLFSKVAGVPAVQFRKDYRE; translated from the coding sequence GTGAAAAAATTAAAGCAAAAACGCACTACTATACCTGTTCATAAGTTGCAGGAACGTACCTCACTGGGTATACAAATTCGTAATTTTGTTAATTTTAACAGGCATGACATGCGGAAGCTGGGTGCACACCGGGATGATCATTATATTTTGATTATTCAGGAATATGGATATAGCCATGTGAATATTGATTTTAAAACTATAGCAATTAAGGGTTGTGCTGCTTTTTTTATTTTACCGGGACAAGTCCATTATGTACCTGAATCTGAAGAAACGGCCGGTTGGTTTATGGCGATAGATTCCTCTTTGGTAGACAAAAGTTATCAGCAGGTTTTTGAAGAACTGGCGCTGCATCAGCAAACCCTGCTGGTGAGTACCGAAAAAGTAGCTCAGTTGGTGAGATGTGCAGCACTTTTGTGTGATATGTTCGATAATGACGGACAAGCATTGATGCCGGGTACCGTGATTCATTCGCTCGCTTCTGCTTATGTAGGGATTTTTGCCGCACTTTACAAGTCCAGTAACCCCGAAAAGGATAAACAGCAGCTCAGACCGGAAATTATTACCAGTGAATTCCGGAAATTGGTAAGCAGTCAATTTAAAACCCTTAAAAATCCAAGTCAGTATGCAGATGCGCTTTCGCTTTCCCTGTCTTATCTCAATGAGGTGGTTAAAGCGGTAACCGGTTTTCCTGTAAGCTACTGGATTCACCATGAAATCGTTCTTGAAGCCAAGAGAATGCTATACTATAGTGATTTAACGGTGAAACAGATTGCGTTTTCACTGGGCTATGATGACCATGCTTATTTTTCGAGGCTGTTCAGTAAAGTGGCAGGTGTCCCAGCCGTCCAATTCCGGAAAGATTACCGCGAATAA
- a CDS encoding DUF1572 domain-containing protein, whose amino-acid sequence MLINNYLESVFKQFEYYKMLGEKTFAQLSDAELFYQYNPESNSIATIVKHISGNMLSRWTDFLTTDGEKDWRNREAEFDNDVKDSAELMLLWNKGWDCLFTALKTVNEDNFEQIIYIRNQGHSITEAINRQLAHYPYHIGQIVFLGKMLKDKDWGSLSIPRGDSQKYNGEKFAQPKTKAHFTDEFLSKGEG is encoded by the coding sequence ATGCTGATCAATAACTATCTTGAAAGCGTATTCAAACAGTTTGAATACTATAAAATGCTTGGGGAAAAGACTTTTGCGCAATTGAGCGATGCGGAGCTTTTTTATCAATATAACCCGGAAAGCAATAGTATAGCGACTATTGTCAAACATATATCCGGGAATATGTTATCCCGCTGGACAGATTTTCTGACTACGGATGGTGAAAAAGACTGGCGTAACCGGGAAGCTGAATTTGATAACGATGTCAAAGACAGCGCAGAGTTGATGTTGCTATGGAATAAAGGCTGGGATTGTTTGTTTACAGCTTTGAAGACAGTTAATGAGGATAATTTTGAGCAAATTATTTATATCAGAAATCAGGGACATTCTATTACCGAAGCAATCAACAGACAACTGGCGCATTACCCATATCATATTGGTCAAATTGTGTTTTTGGGTAAAATGCTGAAGGATAAAGATTGGGGTTCTTTGTCCATTCCGCGTGGAGATTCTCAAAAGTATAATGGGGAAAAATTCGCTCAGCCAAAAACGAAGGCGCATTTTACAGATGAATTCCTGAGTAAAGGGGAAGGTTAG
- a CDS encoding AraC family transcriptional regulator — MRAQLLKIPTQHVNSFSIRRDLLPDINNNLHYHREIELIYFKSGSGTQFIGNSVQHFESGNVVLIGSRLPHYWKFEEAYFSPPDGKQTDVIVIHFCEDFLGENFLNLPENRMIRKLLQESKKGIQVPDHINWQIGTLMEQIFLSVGAKRLLLLLEILCILGNNHKPGNLLNDDFLCHTAIKDNSPISNIYNFILSNFNKKIEIEQLADFANISVPSFSRYFKTHIGMTYKQFLLDVRVGQACKLLIEGRMNVKQIRYECGFQNVVSFHKQFKEVTGKSPLEYQKYHLQHRTEI, encoded by the coding sequence ATGAGAGCCCAATTATTAAAAATCCCAACCCAGCATGTTAATTCTTTCAGCATCCGACGAGATCTGCTGCCAGACATTAACAACAACTTACATTATCATCGCGAAATAGAGCTGATCTATTTCAAAAGCGGTTCAGGAACCCAATTTATCGGGAACAGTGTTCAACATTTTGAATCAGGAAACGTAGTTCTTATCGGAAGCCGTCTGCCTCATTACTGGAAATTTGAAGAAGCTTACTTTTCTCCTCCGGACGGAAAGCAAACAGATGTGATCGTGATTCATTTTTGTGAAGATTTTTTAGGAGAGAACTTTTTAAATCTTCCTGAAAACAGGATGATCCGTAAACTCCTTCAGGAATCGAAAAAGGGCATCCAGGTGCCGGACCATATCAACTGGCAAATCGGCACATTGATGGAACAGATTTTTCTGAGTGTTGGTGCTAAAAGGTTATTGCTATTGTTAGAGATCTTATGCATCCTGGGAAATAATCATAAACCAGGCAATTTACTGAATGATGATTTTTTATGTCATACCGCTATAAAAGACAATAGCCCGATCAGTAATATTTACAATTTTATCCTGTCTAATTTTAATAAAAAGATAGAGATAGAACAATTGGCAGATTTCGCGAATATCAGCGTCCCTTCTTTTAGCCGCTATTTTAAAACGCATATTGGAATGACATACAAACAGTTTCTGTTAGATGTCAGGGTTGGACAAGCTTGTAAATTGCTGATTGAAGGCCGGATGAATGTAAAGCAGATCAGGTATGAATGTGGTTTTCAAAACGTAGTCAGCTTTCATAAACAATTTAAAGAGGTGACAGGAAAGAGTCCGCTGGAATATCAGAAGTATCATTTACAGCACAGAACTGAAATTTAA
- a CDS encoding peptide-N-glycosidase F-related protein: MKKLVYALLSVSALLGACKQTEITPAGGKSDNQTNAIAAAGGTSRIFDQILFYDGYAATVSEPVPEGITRVSNAKYVKKLSSAQLQGLGNVLQMKVTIKAACDNYDRIAYVALAMVKKDAAYNDATAKHLEIGRFITPFMNKNKQPDQVPYLFNIDNVAAILKDPTLNAKYDIYLEFSIFGVPYAANKEIAGCAGRNDTFFGTVDLISSTSGTPATNPAVILEPLSFNQSINNYDNTDVAGKTVKSITVNLATAVKSAKLYLITSNHGANAGGEEYNRRNHFIYFDNIQKLTYKPGGKSCEPYRAVNTQGNGIYGSKPQTDAQWASFSNWCPGDAIPIRVINLGNLTAGDHTFKIEVPDAVFKDKQGYIPLSVYLQGEK; this comes from the coding sequence ATGAAAAAACTAGTATACGCACTTTTAAGTGTATCTGCTCTGCTTGGCGCTTGTAAGCAGACCGAAATTACTCCTGCCGGTGGAAAATCTGATAATCAAACCAATGCGATAGCCGCAGCCGGTGGCACCTCCAGAATTTTTGACCAGATCCTGTTTTATGACGGATATGCCGCAACAGTTTCTGAACCTGTACCAGAAGGTATAACCAGGGTCAGCAATGCTAAATATGTCAAAAAACTAAGTTCAGCACAATTACAAGGCCTTGGAAATGTGTTACAAATGAAAGTGACCATTAAAGCCGCTTGTGATAACTACGACCGGATTGCATATGTGGCGCTTGCGATGGTCAAAAAAGACGCAGCCTACAATGATGCCACTGCCAAACATCTGGAAATCGGCCGTTTTATTACCCCGTTTATGAATAAAAACAAGCAGCCCGATCAGGTTCCTTATCTTTTCAATATTGATAATGTGGCTGCCATTTTAAAAGACCCAACACTCAACGCAAAATACGATATTTATCTGGAATTCAGCATCTTTGGCGTTCCATATGCAGCTAACAAAGAAATAGCCGGATGTGCCGGAAGAAATGATACATTTTTTGGTACAGTTGACCTGATCAGCAGTACCAGCGGTACACCAGCTACAAATCCAGCAGTTATTCTGGAGCCGCTGTCTTTCAACCAGAGCATAAATAATTATGACAACACAGATGTGGCCGGGAAAACTGTCAAATCAATTACTGTTAATCTAGCAACAGCAGTTAAATCTGCTAAACTGTATCTGATTACTTCTAACCATGGTGCTAATGCCGGAGGAGAAGAATATAACAGACGTAATCATTTTATCTATTTTGATAATATTCAGAAATTAACTTATAAACCCGGTGGTAAATCATGTGAACCTTATCGTGCAGTCAATACGCAAGGCAATGGAATTTATGGTTCAAAGCCACAAACTGATGCACAATGGGCATCGTTTAGCAATTGGTGCCCCGGGGATGCAATTCCAATCCGGGTAATCAATCTTGGAAATTTAACAGCAGGTGACCACACTTTTAAAATAGAAGTCCCAGATGCCGTTTTCAAAGACAAACAAGGATATATTCCTTTGTCAGTATACCTGCAAGGAGAAAAGTAA